A genomic stretch from Chitinophaga agri includes:
- a CDS encoding ABC transporter permease — protein MQLKLQLIKRPPVSFTGLSLTNKGSSNRPTVRQTPSPFSIMVSKEIADHIRSWRLIVLMSLIVLTFVTAMYVSLSNIGAATGNLSDPDHTFLYLKLLTATDKVVPPFHVFISFLGPLLGISLGFDAVNREQSSGTLARIMAQPVYRDNLLLSKFVSAGLVVTVFFTSLILLMVGGGLFFTGVRMEPQEALRIFAFTAFSILYVAFWLALSIHLSVRFRQAATAALTAIGIWIFLTVFYQLLIKLLVRAILPANPEILPSEQLIWYENMILNLLRIAPGQLYTDATTTLLIPSVRSLGPVTMEEMAGAVPAPLPFRESLMIIWPQVSGLLAATTVCFAWTYYLFMRREIRS, from the coding sequence ATGCAGCTGAAACTACAACTCATTAAACGTCCGCCAGTTTCCTTCACTGGACTGTCTCTTACAAACAAAGGGAGCAGTAACAGGCCTACCGTCCGGCAAACGCCTTCTCCGTTCAGCATAATGGTAAGTAAGGAGATTGCAGACCACATACGTAGCTGGCGCCTGATCGTTCTGATGTCGCTCATCGTGCTTACATTCGTAACCGCCATGTACGTATCGCTTTCTAACATTGGAGCTGCCACCGGCAATCTGAGCGACCCTGATCACACTTTTCTCTATTTAAAGCTGCTTACCGCTACTGACAAAGTAGTGCCGCCCTTTCATGTGTTTATCAGCTTCCTGGGACCGCTACTCGGTATTAGTCTTGGCTTTGATGCAGTGAATAGAGAACAGAGCAGTGGTACGCTCGCCAGGATCATGGCACAACCCGTATATCGGGACAACCTTCTGCTTTCTAAGTTTGTAAGCGCTGGCCTGGTTGTCACCGTCTTCTTTACGTCGCTGATATTGCTAATGGTAGGAGGAGGATTATTCTTCACCGGTGTGCGAATGGAACCACAGGAAGCCCTGAGAATTTTCGCTTTCACCGCCTTCAGCATCTTATATGTTGCTTTCTGGCTGGCGCTTTCCATCCATCTGTCTGTGCGCTTCAGGCAGGCTGCAACAGCAGCTCTAACAGCCATTGGAATATGGATCTTCCTCACCGTATTTTACCAGCTCCTTATTAAACTGTTAGTAAGGGCCATTCTGCCGGCAAATCCTGAGATACTACCGTCGGAGCAGCTCATCTGGTATGAAAATATGATCTTGAACCTATTGAGAATAGCACCTGGTCAGCTTTACACAGATGCCACTACTACCTTACTCATACCTTCCGTTCGCAGCCTGGGTCCGGTAACTATGGAAGAAATGGCAGGTGCTGTACCTGCACCCCTGCCGTTTAGAGAAAGTCTAATGATTATATGGCCTCAGGTAAGCGGGCTACTTGCAGCTACTACCGTCTGCTTTGCATGGACCTACTACCTGTTCATGCGGCGTGAGATCAGAAGCTAA
- a CDS encoding ABC transporter ATP-binding protein, protein MLQINDPVIQLKGLTKCYGKKKAVDDLDLTIYKGEIFGLLGPNGAGKTTTILMMLGLTEPTAGTVHVCGYNATRSPIAVKRSVGYMPDSVGFYDNMTALENLLYIARLNGLPEHEIRKKCMETLALVGLAGDADKKTSTFSRGMKQRLGLADVLIKDPAVIILDEPTLGIDPTGVREFLILIKQLSRQRGITVLISSHHLHHVQQVCDRVGIFVNGKLEVEGNINTLSGSMLNEGGHTTTVTLTAPVPQPWPHMAIFSGLDAVKEVNVQDKDLVFTCTHDITPAIVRLLVENGCDITGVHKKDYSLDDIYQKYFENNAAETTTH, encoded by the coding sequence ATGTTACAGATAAATGATCCTGTCATACAACTGAAAGGGTTGACGAAATGCTATGGGAAGAAAAAAGCAGTGGACGACCTGGATCTCACCATCTACAAAGGCGAGATCTTCGGTCTGTTAGGGCCAAATGGGGCTGGTAAAACCACTACCATTCTCATGATGCTGGGCCTTACAGAACCTACGGCGGGTACCGTTCACGTGTGCGGATATAATGCGACCCGCTCACCTATCGCCGTCAAACGCAGCGTAGGTTATATGCCAGACAGTGTTGGATTCTACGATAACATGACCGCCCTCGAAAACCTGCTATACATCGCCCGTTTGAATGGTTTGCCAGAACATGAAATCAGGAAGAAGTGCATGGAAACATTGGCGTTGGTAGGTCTTGCAGGCGATGCTGATAAAAAGACTTCCACATTTTCCCGGGGCATGAAACAAAGACTGGGGCTGGCAGATGTGCTAATCAAAGACCCTGCAGTAATCATTCTCGACGAACCTACACTAGGTATCGATCCAACAGGTGTCAGGGAATTTCTGATACTGATCAAGCAGCTCAGCAGACAACGGGGAATTACCGTATTGATCTCCTCTCATCATCTGCACCATGTACAGCAGGTATGTGATCGTGTTGGAATCTTCGTAAATGGTAAACTGGAAGTAGAAGGTAATATCAATACCCTTTCAGGCAGTATGCTGAACGAGGGTGGCCATACGACTACAGTAACCCTGACGGCTCCGGTCCCGCAACCATGGCCACACATGGCGATCTTTTCAGGACTGGATGCCGTGAAAGAAGTGAACGTGCAAGACAAAGATCTTGTCTTTACCTGCACCCATGATATCACACCTGCCATCGTCCGCCTGCTGGTTGAAAACGGATGTGATATTACCGGCGTACACAAAAAAGACTATAGTTTAGATGACATCTATCAAAAATATTTTGAAAACAATGCAGCTGAAACTACAACTCATTAA
- a CDS encoding COG1470 family protein has protein sequence MNIEAAANETFRYNATLRNPGTTPLVYQLSAAVPAGWMVGFRVQGMPVTALNLTGAKSEELSVEVNPSPNVKPGKYKIPVHAVSSHDTLQLELEAVVKGNYAVTLTTPTGRLSDEVTAGAHQEIHLTVKNTGTLPLKELEHSAQLPPQWTCTFEPAKLQQLNPDASQEVIAKISVPDKTIAGDYAITFNVKSQESNAQAAFRITVKTSLLAGWLGILIILVAIGIVWYLIRKYGRR, from the coding sequence ATGAACATCGAGGCTGCGGCCAATGAAACGTTCCGTTATAATGCCACCCTACGTAATCCCGGCACTACGCCCTTAGTCTATCAACTCTCAGCAGCGGTTCCCGCCGGCTGGATGGTAGGCTTCCGTGTCCAGGGGATGCCGGTCACCGCACTCAATTTAACAGGCGCCAAGTCTGAAGAGCTATCCGTAGAAGTGAATCCTTCACCAAACGTAAAACCGGGCAAGTATAAAATTCCGGTCCACGCGGTATCCAGCCATGATACACTACAATTAGAGCTTGAGGCCGTTGTAAAAGGCAATTACGCTGTCACGCTTACAACACCTACCGGCCGCCTGAGTGATGAAGTCACTGCCGGTGCACACCAGGAGATCCACCTTACAGTGAAAAATACCGGTACGCTACCCCTGAAAGAACTCGAGCACTCCGCACAGCTTCCTCCGCAGTGGACATGCACGTTTGAGCCTGCAAAGCTCCAGCAACTGAACCCGGATGCCTCACAGGAAGTGATAGCCAAAATAAGTGTGCCCGACAAAACCATTGCCGGTGACTATGCTATTACCTTCAACGTAAAGAGCCAGGAAAGCAACGCGCAGGCTGCTTTCCGTATCACAGTAAAAACGTCCCTGCTTGCGGGATGGCTTGGCATCCTCATTATTTTAGTGGCCATTGGCATTGTCTGGTATCTCATCCGCAAGTACGGTAGGAGGTAA
- a CDS encoding DoxX family protein, producing the protein MQKEKRIYWIITIIGIALIVLPSYFAPRAYLIESIHRLGFPAYFNLELDICKIVGAIIILIPAIPSMFKEWAYVAFGILLLSASLGHWLADGAAKGMAPLIPFAILCVSYYYFRKINYAK; encoded by the coding sequence ATGCAGAAAGAAAAAAGAATTTATTGGATCATTACAATTATTGGAATCGCGTTGATTGTACTTCCATCCTATTTTGCTCCGCGGGCATACTTAATCGAATCCATACACAGACTTGGCTTCCCTGCTTATTTCAATCTTGAATTAGACATCTGTAAGATCGTGGGTGCAATAATTATCCTCATCCCTGCTATACCCAGTATGTTTAAAGAATGGGCTTATGTCGCTTTTGGAATATTACTGCTTTCTGCAAGCCTGGGACACTGGCTCGCTGATGGTGCTGCAAAAGGTATGGCACCGCTGATTCCGTTTGCAATACTATGCGTATCCTATTATTATTTTAGAAAAATAAACTATGCAAAATAA
- a CDS encoding winged helix-turn-helix transcriptional regulator, with the protein MNAKKPAPQVPDCKEQLIAIKDTMILLSGKWKIQIIGWLLLYGKVRFMDMLRGIEGIAAKMLSKELQELEQNEIVSRTVMNTKPTTVEYALTEHGKTLSGVIDAISAWGVTHRKFLFKKES; encoded by the coding sequence ATGAATGCAAAAAAGCCAGCTCCGCAAGTACCTGATTGTAAAGAGCAATTAATTGCAATAAAGGATACTATGATCTTGTTATCGGGGAAATGGAAAATTCAGATTATTGGATGGCTCCTGCTATATGGTAAGGTGCGTTTTATGGATATGCTGCGTGGGATAGAAGGTATTGCTGCCAAAATGCTCTCTAAAGAGTTGCAGGAACTTGAGCAAAATGAAATAGTGTCCCGAACTGTGATGAATACGAAGCCGACAACTGTGGAATACGCGCTAACGGAACATGGTAAGACTTTGAGCGGGGTAATTGACGCTATTTCAGCTTGGGGAGTTACGCATCGAAAATTTCTGTTTAAAAAAGAAAGCTAA
- the tnpA gene encoding IS66 family insertion sequence element accessory protein TnpA, with product MQPTNNSTIRSFTISEKKNIAMQWSQSNVKMQVFCDNHGITVSMLKNWRKQFATPAKVPRRKHFIQLTPSKASIPDIALPFAEVVSLSGNRIIFHSAVNTDMLKELLNSK from the coding sequence ATGCAACCAACCAATAATTCCACGATACGTTCATTTACAATATCGGAGAAGAAGAATATCGCGATGCAATGGAGCCAGTCAAACGTAAAGATGCAAGTGTTTTGTGATAATCATGGAATCACGGTCTCCATGCTCAAGAACTGGAGGAAGCAGTTTGCCACTCCTGCAAAAGTTCCCAGACGAAAACATTTCATTCAGCTCACACCTTCTAAGGCGAGTATACCAGATATTGCACTTCCATTCGCGGAGGTGGTATCTTTATCAGGTAACAGGATAATTTTTCATTCGGCGGTCAACACAGACATGCTAAAAGAGCTACTAAACAGTAAATAA
- the tnpB gene encoding IS66 family insertion sequence element accessory protein TnpB (TnpB, as the term is used for proteins encoded by IS66 family insertion elements, is considered an accessory protein, since TnpC, encoded by a neighboring gene, is a DDE family transposase.), which yields MLALSSSCRYFLYTQPIMISSSFYKLAAIVNQQMHLDPLTGDVYIFFNRRATHIKLLQWQQDGFAIYYKRLEKGTFEIPKPGGVQPSLTSTQLMLILQGIQMDKVQYRRRYFRQSSDH from the coding sequence ATGCTGGCACTCTCGTCCTCATGCCGGTATTTTCTGTATACTCAGCCAATCATGATAAGTAGTAGCTTTTACAAACTGGCGGCTATTGTCAATCAACAGATGCATTTGGATCCTTTAACCGGGGATGTCTATATTTTCTTTAACCGCAGAGCTACACATATCAAGCTACTTCAATGGCAGCAAGATGGATTTGCGATTTATTACAAGCGGCTTGAGAAGGGAACATTTGAGATTCCTAAACCAGGTGGGGTACAACCCTCGCTTACTTCTACACAATTGATGCTTATTCTGCAAGGCATTCAGATGGATAAAGTCCAGTACCGCAGGCGGTATTTTCGACAATCTTCCGATCATTAA
- a CDS encoding IS66 family transposase yields MSTSAKDNDYKQLYESAINKVEQLQHELNQLKKMIFGVRQERFIPADKNQLALDIPTEQSAVVCNVLDAKKVTYVKVVKQDATQGRDSRHTIPSHLRREDVIIDPDHIPAGSKHIGTTETEVLEYKPAEIYVVRYIRNKYLLPSADETSSKIIVGPLPTLPVTKSMMGPGLLAQLVVEKICDHLPVHRQQQRLERDGIKLPYSTLSDGFAKTAALITPIYRALVTEVLNADYLQADETVCLEVT; encoded by the coding sequence ATGAGTACGTCAGCAAAAGATAATGATTACAAACAGCTCTATGAGTCTGCCATCAACAAGGTTGAGCAGCTGCAGCATGAATTGAATCAGCTCAAGAAGATGATTTTCGGAGTTCGCCAGGAGCGATTTATTCCCGCAGATAAGAATCAACTGGCACTCGATATTCCAACAGAACAATCTGCTGTTGTTTGCAACGTGTTAGATGCAAAGAAGGTGACTTATGTCAAAGTTGTAAAACAAGATGCGACTCAAGGGAGAGATAGCCGTCATACCATACCATCTCACTTACGAAGAGAAGATGTAATTATAGATCCAGACCATATACCAGCTGGTAGTAAACATATTGGCACCACTGAAACTGAAGTGCTGGAATACAAACCCGCTGAAATTTATGTAGTCCGTTACATCCGTAACAAGTACCTTCTCCCATCTGCGGATGAGACGTCGTCAAAAATTATTGTTGGACCTTTGCCAACATTACCAGTTACAAAATCGATGATGGGGCCAGGCTTACTGGCTCAACTGGTTGTTGAGAAGATCTGCGATCATCTCCCCGTGCATCGCCAGCAACAACGTCTGGAAAGAGATGGCATAAAGCTACCATACTCAACGCTGAGTGATGGTTTTGCTAAGACAGCTGCGTTAATTACTCCTATTTACAGAGCGCTGGTAACAGAAGTACTCAACGCTGACTATTTGCAGGCTGATGAGACAGTGTGCCTTGAAGTAACATGA
- the ltrA gene encoding group II intron reverse transcriptase/maturase codes for MIDYYETKQHPVTKKMVLDAYKKVKENNASGGIDGESIEDFSIDASKNLYRIWNRMTSGCYYPPVVKSVEIPKKSGGVRILGIPTISDRIAQQVVKNYLEPIVEGSFHEDSYGYRPGKNAHQALEKATARCGYYSWVVDIDIRAFFDSIDHELLLKAIEWYTKEKWILMYIKRWLKAGIMCNGEVRRGEKGTPQGGVISPLLANIFLHFVFDKWMEKNHSNMPFERYCDDAIIHCTTEKQANFIKGAITRRMIDCRLMLNEEKTRIVYCKNHIHTEAHRSVSFDFLGYTFRPLGRPTKNGWKLMYFPCMSDSSKKAVRQKVREVVRRRFQGTILNIARILNPKIRGWYQYYCVYSKWTTHGLWYWLNLKLVRWIMENRKLGKGRAHRWLVRVYETNPRLFEHWSFIRPY; via the coding sequence ATGATTGATTATTATGAAACAAAGCAACATCCGGTGACCAAGAAAATGGTACTGGATGCTTACAAGAAAGTAAAGGAAAATAATGCAAGTGGTGGAATCGACGGAGAAAGTATAGAAGATTTTTCGATTGATGCGTCAAAGAATCTATACCGGATTTGGAACAGAATGACATCTGGATGTTATTACCCGCCAGTTGTGAAAAGCGTTGAAATTCCAAAGAAATCTGGCGGTGTGCGTATTCTTGGCATACCTACAATATCAGATCGCATAGCTCAACAGGTTGTGAAAAATTATCTTGAACCTATCGTGGAAGGCAGCTTCCATGAGGATAGTTATGGATATCGTCCCGGTAAGAATGCACATCAGGCCTTGGAGAAAGCCACTGCACGGTGTGGTTATTATAGTTGGGTGGTTGATATTGATATTCGAGCGTTTTTTGATAGTATAGATCACGAACTGTTGTTGAAGGCAATCGAGTGGTATACAAAAGAGAAATGGATTCTAATGTATATTAAGCGATGGCTTAAGGCTGGAATTATGTGTAACGGAGAAGTTAGACGTGGGGAAAAGGGCACTCCTCAGGGAGGAGTAATAAGCCCGCTACTAGCTAACATCTTCCTTCACTTTGTATTTGATAAATGGATGGAAAAGAATCACTCAAACATGCCTTTTGAACGGTATTGTGACGATGCAATTATACACTGTACGACAGAAAAACAGGCAAATTTCATCAAAGGTGCAATTACCAGGAGGATGATAGATTGTCGGTTGATGCTGAATGAGGAAAAGACGCGTATAGTTTACTGCAAAAATCATATACATACTGAAGCACATCGAAGTGTAAGCTTTGACTTTCTGGGTTATACTTTTCGACCATTAGGCAGACCAACTAAGAATGGCTGGAAACTTATGTATTTTCCGTGTATGAGTGACTCGTCTAAAAAAGCAGTTAGGCAAAAAGTGAGAGAGGTAGTAAGAAGACGTTTCCAAGGCACGATTTTGAACATCGCAAGGATACTAAACCCTAAAATCAGGGGATGGTATCAGTATTATTGTGTATACTCAAAGTGGACAACACATGGATTGTGGTACTGGCTAAATCTAAAATTGGTAAGATGGATAATGGAAAATAGAAAGCTTGGAAAGGGACGGGCGCATAGATGGCTTGTAAGAGTCTACGAAACCAATCCCCGATTATTTGAACACTGGTCATTTATTCGCCCATATTAA
- the tnpC gene encoding IS66 family transposase, which yields MLDKDKKGSTHRGYYWLYQDNINKLLVFDYQPGRGREGPAEMLKDFYGTLQTDAYSAYNSIVDTNNITLIHCLAHARRYFSDAIYSDRERAEYVLEQLQLVYQIERDSRALNHDNEKRAASRQKHSLPILKKLGSWMEDQYKQVLPQSPIGKALAYSIKRWDKLCAFVYDGKLHPDNNAAERSIRATVIGRKNYLFAGSHESAKRIAMLYSLIGTCKLHNINPSLWLKDVLTVINDHPINRIKELLPHIWITKQK from the coding sequence GTGCTCGACAAGGATAAGAAAGGGAGCACTCATCGGGGGTATTACTGGCTCTATCAGGATAATATTAACAAGCTGCTTGTCTTTGATTATCAACCCGGGCGTGGCCGGGAAGGACCCGCAGAAATGCTGAAAGATTTTTATGGTACGCTGCAAACAGACGCTTACTCTGCATATAATAGCATCGTTGACACCAATAATATAACATTGATCCACTGTCTTGCTCATGCAAGAAGGTACTTCTCTGACGCTATTTACAGCGACCGAGAAAGAGCAGAATATGTATTGGAACAGTTACAGCTCGTCTATCAGATTGAACGCGATAGCAGGGCGTTAAATCACGACAATGAAAAACGAGCAGCTTCAAGACAGAAGCACTCCTTACCTATACTGAAGAAATTAGGAAGCTGGATGGAAGACCAATACAAGCAGGTACTTCCACAAAGCCCGATAGGAAAAGCCCTTGCCTATAGTATAAAACGCTGGGATAAACTCTGTGCCTTCGTGTATGATGGAAAGCTACATCCAGATAATAACGCGGCTGAGAGATCTATAAGAGCGACTGTTATAGGCCGAAAGAATTACCTCTTTGCCGGGAGCCATGAATCAGCAAAGCGAATTGCAATGCTCTACAGCCTGATCGGAACCTGTAAACTACATAACATTAATCCCAGCCTTTGGCTAAAGGACGTTTTAACGGTCATTAACGACCATCCTATCAACAGAATCAAAGAGCTCCTACCTCATATCTGGATCACGAAGCAAAAGTAA
- a CDS encoding sce7726 family protein has translation MVKHIEVKYPSLLANLFSPSFTQKMIKGTHVPYLTHVLNQTGFKSLLRSGLTVKSVLPKIFYYLNDHYRCEYIYKSAILNEVLLKNYTLQEASYFTEFRSFNAKADIVILNGTSIVYEVKSDIDRLDRLISQTSAYQKIFDKVIITSNKENITKIEKIVAPNIGITMLNTDLTVDTFREAKSNLDILDKDLIFDSLRRSEYLSIIEKAFGQTPKVPGTIIHATCKKIFQQLSNIEAHSYFINTLKQRRISRDQINLVNNAHKALKNLLIEKKLSDNDCKLVKLGLEQKIN, from the coding sequence ATGGTTAAACACATTGAAGTAAAGTACCCATCACTACTTGCAAATTTATTTTCACCATCTTTTACTCAAAAGATGATAAAAGGTACTCATGTTCCTTATTTAACACATGTGCTTAATCAGACCGGATTTAAATCTTTGTTAAGGTCTGGTCTCACTGTTAAATCGGTTCTTCCCAAAATATTTTATTATTTGAACGACCATTATCGATGTGAATATATTTATAAATCTGCTATACTCAACGAAGTTCTATTAAAAAATTATACCCTTCAGGAAGCATCCTATTTCACAGAATTTAGATCCTTTAATGCAAAGGCAGATATTGTTATTTTAAACGGAACTTCAATTGTCTATGAAGTCAAGTCCGATATAGACCGTCTTGACAGATTAATTTCTCAAACATCGGCATATCAAAAAATATTTGACAAAGTAATCATTACATCAAATAAAGAAAACATTACTAAAATTGAAAAAATAGTAGCCCCTAATATTGGTATAACGATGCTAAATACTGATCTGACTGTTGATACATTCCGAGAAGCGAAATCAAACTTAGATATTTTAGACAAAGATCTTATATTTGATAGCCTCAGAAGATCAGAGTACTTATCCATTATTGAAAAGGCATTTGGGCAAACTCCGAAAGTTCCAGGAACGATTATTCATGCTACCTGTAAAAAGATTTTTCAGCAGCTTTCAAATATTGAAGCTCATTCCTACTTTATTAATACTCTCAAACAGAGGCGCATTTCGAGAGATCAAATCAACTTAGTAAATAATGCACATAAAGCATTAAAAAATCTATTAATAGAAAAAAAACTTTCTGATAATGACTGCAAATTAGTTAAATTGGGGTTAGAGCAAAAAATCAACTAA
- a CDS encoding sce7725 family protein has product MYFPYLRAKQYDLAAIFEVKDSTYKNKSVIPVIEPVTKIVEKHYKRILEKGIHFILVTNPMVGDLASVSFSKTIIDSLVTNVFKDYENYTLGFIIQPDTSLADVKTFITRFPNNEHAFIHFHKFNDATKLAEIISADKNNKYNIFIDGNIGVDYVEEFSSSKAPDILISDGFKKRSKNEAYPEEDFFYDLHNRYAIDLNYNGFGDFTIIGAQFSKGGGPAYVVAIHLTDKDKHNNLVVKHFKSDILSPPSSVDPGGKFNQALKRLKKHLDATSHLNTSGVDEYKDLHTTGHYPGLGIVKKISIKHHIEFIHSFL; this is encoded by the coding sequence ATGTATTTTCCCTACCTCAGGGCTAAGCAATATGACTTGGCAGCTATCTTTGAAGTCAAAGATAGTACATACAAAAACAAATCAGTAATCCCAGTTATTGAACCTGTAACTAAGATTGTAGAAAAACATTATAAGAGGATTTTGGAGAAAGGGATTCACTTCATTCTTGTTACAAATCCTATGGTCGGAGATTTGGCATCTGTTTCTTTTAGCAAAACAATTATTGATTCTTTAGTTACAAATGTATTTAAAGATTATGAAAATTATACTTTAGGCTTTATCATACAACCCGACACATCTTTAGCTGATGTTAAAACTTTTATTACTAGATTCCCGAACAATGAGCATGCTTTTATACATTTTCATAAATTCAATGACGCAACGAAACTCGCTGAAATAATTTCGGCAGATAAAAACAACAAATACAACATATTTATTGATGGAAATATTGGTGTCGACTATGTTGAAGAATTTTCTTCAAGCAAGGCTCCTGATATTCTAATCAGTGATGGGTTCAAAAAAAGAAGCAAAAATGAGGCATATCCTGAAGAAGATTTTTTCTATGATTTGCATAACAGATATGCTATAGACCTGAACTATAACGGCTTTGGGGACTTTACTATAATTGGTGCCCAGTTTAGCAAAGGGGGAGGGCCAGCGTATGTTGTCGCAATACACTTAACAGATAAAGACAAGCACAATAACCTTGTTGTTAAACATTTCAAGTCCGACATATTAAGTCCTCCTAGTTCAGTTGACCCAGGCGGTAAATTTAATCAAGCATTAAAGAGATTGAAAAAGCATCTGGATGCTACATCACATTTGAATACTTCTGGTGTTGATGAATATAAAGATTTACATACAACAGGACATTACCCTGGACTGGGTATTGTTAAAAAGATCTCAATCAAACACCATATTGAATTCATTCACTCATTTCTATAA
- the tnpC gene encoding IS66 family transposase, translating into MSTSAEDNDYKQLYESAINKVEQLQHELNQLKKMIFGVRQERFIPADKNQLALDIPTEQSAAVCNVLNAKKVTYVKVVKQDATQGRDSRHTIPSHLRREDVIIDPDHIPAGSKHIGTTETEVLEYKPAEIYVVRYIRNKYLLPSADETSSKIIVGTLPTLPVAKSMMGPGLLAQLVVEKICDHLPVHRQQQRLERDGIKLPYSTLSDGFAKTAALITPIYRALVTEVLNADYLQADETSVPVLDKDKKGSTHRGYYWLYQDSINKLLVFDYQPGRGREGPAEMLKDFYGTLQTDAYSAYNSIVDTNNITLIHCLAHARRYFSDAIYSDRERAEYVLEQLQLVYQIERDSRALNHDNEKRAASRQKHSLPILKKLGSWMEDQYKQVLPQSPIGKALAYSIKRWDKLCAFVYDGKLHPDNNAAERSIRATVIGRKNYLFAGSHESAKRIAMLYSLIGTCKLHNINPSLWLKDVLTVINDHPINRIKELLPHIWITKQK; encoded by the coding sequence ATGAGTACGTCAGCAGAAGATAATGATTACAAACAGCTCTATGAGTCTGCCATCAACAAGGTTGAGCAGCTGCAGCATGAATTGAATCAGCTCAAGAAGATGATTTTCGGAGTTCGCCAGGAGCGATTTATTCCCGCAGATAAGAATCAACTGGCACTCGATATTCCAACAGAACAATCTGCTGCTGTTTGCAACGTGTTAAATGCAAAGAAGGTGACTTATGTGAAAGTTGTAAAACAAGATGCGACTCAAGGGAGAGATAGCCGTCATACCATACCATCTCACTTACGAAGAGAAGATGTAATTATAGATCCAGACCATATACCAGCTGGTAGTAAACATATTGGCACCACTGAAACTGAAGTGCTGGAATACAAACCCGCCGAAATTTATGTAGTGCGTTACATCCGTAACAAGTACCTTCTCCCATCTGCGGATGAGACGTCGTCAAAAATCATTGTTGGAACTTTGCCAACATTACCAGTTGCAAAATCGATGATGGGGCCAGGCTTACTGGCTCAACTGGTTGTTGAGAAGATCTGCGATCATCTCCCCGTGCATCGCCAGCAACAACGTCTGGAAAGAGATGGCATAAAGCTACCATACTCAACGCTGAGTGATGGTTTTGCTAAGACAGCTGCGTTAATTACTCCTATTTACAGAGCGCTGGTAACAGAAGTACTCAACGCTGACTATTTGCAGGCTGATGAGACATCGGTACCAGTGCTCGACAAGGATAAGAAAGGGAGTACTCATCGGGGGTATTACTGGCTCTATCAGGATAGTATTAACAAGCTGCTTGTCTTTGATTATCAACCCGGGCGTGGCCGAGAAGGACCCGCAGAAATGCTGAAAGATTTTTATGGTACGCTGCAAACAGACGCTTACTCTGCATATAATAGCATTGTTGATACCAATAATATAACATTGATCCACTGTCTTGCTCATGCAAGAAGGTACTTCTCTGACGCTATTTACAGCGACCGAGAAAGAGCAGAATATGTATTGGAACAGTTACAGCTCGTCTATCAGATTGAACGCGATAGCAGGGCGTTAAATCACGACAATGAAAAACGAGCAGCTTCAAGACAGAAGCACTCCTTACCTATACTGAAGAAATTAGGAAGCTGGATGGAAGACCAATACAAGCAGGTACTTCCACAAAGCCCGATAGGAAAAGCCCTTGCCTATAGTATAAAACGCTGGGATAAACTCTGTGCCTTCGTGTATGATGGAAAGCTACATCCAGATAATAACGCGGCTGAGAGATCTATAAGAGCGACTGTTATAGGCCGAAAGAATTACCTCTTTGCCGGGAGCCACGAATCAGCAAAGCGAATTGCAATGCTCTACAGCCTGATCGGAACCTGTAAACTACATAACATTAATCCCAGCCTTTGGCTAAAGGACGTTTTAACGGTCATTAACGACCATCCTATCAACAGAATCAAAGAGCTCCTACCTCATATCTGGATCACGAAGCAAAAGTAA